CCCTGTGCAAGGGTGATGGCCACCGGGGGTTCCGAACTTGCCGCATACGGTTCCTTGATCTGAACCTCCACCGCTTTCCCTGACATCTTTGTGATCTCGGCCGCAAAACACCGTCCCGTCCCGTCGGATATCTCCACGGCGGAACCCTTCCCCAGCCGCAGAACACTGGCAACATGATTGCTGTCATCCGTGGACAGCGGGTATTTTCCACCCACATCCAGAATTTTATCCGTAATAAAAAAACGCGGCCTTGAACGCATCAAACGGCCTCCTGCTCCTGGTATTGACGGGGTCATGGCAATGCCCGCCTCTTTTTTTGAAGAAAATTACTTGTTCCCGCCAAAAGCCTCGCGCATTCTGTCCATGAACCCCTTGCTTTCTTCCGTGGGATCCTCTCCCAGAAGGCGGGAAAATTGGGTCAGTGCCTCTTTTTGTTCCCTGTTCAATCGTTTGGGGACCACCAGTTTCAAAGATACATTCAGGTCTCCCCGCCCCAACCCCCTGAGCCTGGGCATCCCCTTTCCTCTCATCCGGAACACCTTGTCCGGCTGTGTCCCCTCCGGAATATGCAAACTGGCCTTGCCATCGAGCGTGGGTATTTCAACAGATGTCCCCATTGCCAGTTGGGCGAAACTGACCGGAAGTTCGTAGATAAGGGTGTTCCCCTCGCGGGCAAACAACTCATGCGGGATTATATTCAGATAGATGTACAGGTCGCCGTAGGATCCCCCCCTGGTTCCGGGTTCACCCTCGCCGCTCATCCTCAACCGGGTCCCGCTATCAACCCCCGGGGGTATTTTAACTTCAAGTTTCCGTTCCCTGATCACCTGCCCCGCCCCGTGGCATTCCGGACAGGGATCCTTGATAATCTCGCCTTTACCCTGGCAATTACTGCATGTCTGGACATTTACAAAACGGCCGTAGATCGTGTTTCTGACGATTTTTTCCTGTCCCGTCCCCTGGCAAACGTCACAGGTCTCTGCTGCCGTTCCCTCCTTTGCCCCGCTGCCGCCGCAGACATCGCAATTTTCCGTGCGGGGGATACGGATCTCCTTGTAAGCTCCCTTGAATGCCTCTTCCAGGGTCAACTCCATATCATAGCGCAGGTCGTTTCCGCGCCTGGGCCCGTACGACGAACGGCGCGTCCCGAAGCCCCCTCCGAAGAACCCCTCGAAGATATCCTCGAAACCAAACCCGCCAAAGTCTCCGAAACCGCCACCGAATCCGCCCATGGAATCGTCTGTTATACCGAAACGATCATATTTTTCCCTCTTGGCCGGATCGCCCAGAACGTCGTATGCCGCGGAGATCTGTTTGAACTTCTCCGCTTTTGCCTCATCCCCGTCATTCGCATCGGGATGGTATTTCCGCGCCAGTCCACGATAAGCTTTTTTTATTTCATCCTGGGTGGCCCCACGGCTGACACCCAGGATGCTGTAAAGATCTTTCTCGGACATCTGTAACCTTCTCTCTGCAATAAATTACACCATGGCTTCCAGGAGCTGTCCGCGTTACACGATCACTCGTCTTCCCCTTCATCCTTGACATCAAAATCAGCATCAACAATATCCTCCGCACCCTGCTCGTCGCCCCCCGGCGCGGCTCCGGCGGAAGTATCCTCCTGCTGGACCTGCTCGTACAACTTGGCCGAAAGCTCGTGTGTGTAACCTGTCAGTTTCTCGATCGCGCTCTCTATCGCCGCCTTGTCATCCCCGGCAGCGGTGTTCCTCAGTTCCTCGATCACTTTGCGGATTTCTTCTTTCTTCTCCTCATCCACCTTGTCACCGACATCCTTCAAGGTTTTCTCGGTACTGTATGCCAGGGAATCGGCCTGATTGCGGGCTTCGGCCAGTTCCCTGAACTTCTTATCTTCCGCCTCATGCTGCTCCGCCTCCTTGACCATCTTGTCGATATCATCTTTATCCAACCCGCTGGAAGCAGTAATGGTGATTC
Above is a genomic segment from Bacillota bacterium containing:
- the dnaJ gene encoding molecular chaperone DnaJ, whose product is MSEKDLYSILGVSRGATQDEIKKAYRGLARKYHPDANDGDEAKAEKFKQISAAYDVLGDPAKREKYDRFGITDDSMGGFGGGFGDFGGFGFEDIFEGFFGGGFGTRRSSYGPRRGNDLRYDMELTLEEAFKGAYKEIRIPRTENCDVCGGSGAKEGTAAETCDVCQGTGQEKIVRNTIYGRFVNVQTCSNCQGKGEIIKDPCPECHGAGQVIRERKLEVKIPPGVDSGTRLRMSGEGEPGTRGGSYGDLYIYLNIIPHELFAREGNTLIYELPVSFAQLAMGTSVEIPTLDGKASLHIPEGTQPDKVFRMRGKGMPRLRGLGRGDLNVSLKLVVPKRLNREQKEALTQFSRLLGEDPTEESKGFMDRMREAFGGNK